The nucleotide window CCGGCGCCGCCGAGGTGCACGTGAAGATCTCCTCCCCGCCCGTGAAGTGGCCGTGCTTCTACGGCATCGACTTCGCCACGCGCGCCGAGCTGATCGCCAACGGCGCGGGCGTGGCGGAGATCGCCTCCTCGATCGGCGCCGACTCGCTGGCCTACATCAGCGAGGACGGCATGATCGAGGCCACCGAGCAGCCGCGCGAGCGCCTCTGCACCGCGTGCTTCACGGGCACGTACCCCATCGAGCTGGCCGACGAGAAGCAGCGCGGCAAGGCCGTGCTCGAGGACAGCCCGATCACCGCCGAGGCCACCGAGGTGGTGGACGCAGACGGCTCCGGCACCACCACCGTGGCCTCCACCGGGTGCGAGCCCGGCCCCGACTCCGACGACGAAGCCCTCCTCACCGAGACGGACAGGACCCCGCTGTGACCGACGCCCAGAACACCGCCCCCGCCGCGCAGGACGCCGCCCCCATCACCTACGCCGCCGCCGGCGTGGACGTGGAGGCGGGCGACCGCGCCGTCGAGCTCATGAAGGGCGCCGTGAAGGCGACCCACACGCCCGAGGTGCTGGGCGGCGTCGGCGGCTTCGCCGGCATGTGGGACGCCTCCGCGCTCACCGCCTACCGCAAGCCACTGCTGGCCACGTCCACGGACGGCGTCGGCACGAAGGTGGCCATCGCCCAGGCCCTCGACAAGCACGACACCATCGGCCAGGACCTCGTGGGCATGGTGGTGGACGACATCGTGGTGGTCGGCGCCACGCCGCTCTTCATGACCGACTACATCGCGTGCGGCAAGGTCGTGCCCGAGCGCATCGCGGACATCGTGCGCGGCGTGGCCGAGGGCTGCCGACTGGCCGACACGGCGCTCGTGGGCGGCGAGACCGCCGAGCACCCGGGTCTGCTGGGCGTGGACGAGTACGACGTGGCCGGCGCGGCGACCGGCGTGGTCGAGGCGGACATGGTGCTCGGCCCCGAGCGCGTGCAGTCCGGGGACGTGGTGATCGCCATGGCCTCCTCCGGCATCCACTCCAACGGCTACTCCCTGGTGCGGCGCGTGGTGAACGCGGCCGGCTGGCAGCTGGACCGCGAGGTCTCCGAGCTCGGCCGCACCCTCGGCGAGGAGCTCCTCGAGCCCACCCGCATCTACACGCGGGCGTGCCTGGACCTCGTGACCCGCCTCAACGGGCACGACGGCGGCGCCGACCTCCCCGTGCGCGCCTTCAGCCACGTGACCGGCGGCGGCCTCGCGGCCAACCTCGCGCGG belongs to Micrococcus sp. 2A and includes:
- the purM gene encoding phosphoribosylformylglycinamidine cyclo-ligase is translated as MTDAQNTAPAAQDAAPITYAAAGVDVEAGDRAVELMKGAVKATHTPEVLGGVGGFAGMWDASALTAYRKPLLATSTDGVGTKVAIAQALDKHDTIGQDLVGMVVDDIVVVGATPLFMTDYIACGKVVPERIADIVRGVAEGCRLADTALVGGETAEHPGLLGVDEYDVAGAATGVVEADMVLGPERVQSGDVVIAMASSGIHSNGYSLVRRVVNAAGWQLDREVSELGRTLGEELLEPTRIYTRACLDLVTRLNGHDGGADLPVRAFSHVTGGGLAANLARVLPQGLMATVERDTWALPPVFRLVGELGRVPQADLERTLNLGVGMVAVVDEEVAGKAISALLDAGIDAWEMGRIGRITDEAQAAGEDYVQGAKGVDGGAVLMRGAYAG